Within Coregonus clupeaformis isolate EN_2021a chromosome 20, ASM2061545v1, whole genome shotgun sequence, the genomic segment aaacttccaacttcaactgtatatttataGTGGATGAGGTTATTTCCCTCCATTACAATGTAAAGCACTTAAACACTTCACTTGGAAAGGTGGTCGGTGTATACTGTGAATCCAATCCATTTAGATCACCTGTTAGTGATATATTTTGTGTTGATGGATTTTTATAATGCATGCTTTTAGCACAATAGAAACACATAGGTTTGTTTAGGAATACATCCTGTTTTTTTTACTCTCTATCTTGATCCCTCATATGACTCACTGGAGACTAATCTTCATGTGCTGCGAGAACACTTCATCTGAGTGTGTGGGGTCGTAACCACGTGTACAAGGCTACTAGTAGTGTCAGACTCACTGCCTTTAAAATAGACTGAATTAGTCACATAATAGACAGTCATAGACACAAAACACTGATTAGGAAAAacagtttatttatttacatgtacgtatatcacatTACTTACTGTTGAAATTAAAGAATATGTACATAGAatctgttatttaaaaaaaatatgttttgccAAATCTGTTTAAGACAAACTGTGTACAAACACATAGAGGTGAGGGATACCATGGCATACAGTAGCAGGATAATCGGACATGTAAAGTAATAATACAAACGGAATGGGTTTCCAAATGATCTATCTATGACATCAGTGTGTGTACTGCTGCATGTACTCATATTTACCAGTGTAATCCAGTGTTTTAAGACTGACCTGTTCAATAAAAGTCTCTAAAGAAAGAATGTGAAACTTTATCAAAGAAACAAGTCAGAtcagtgtaaaaaaaaatatatatatatagagtatTTCAGGTATCAtacaaaaaagtatgaaaatgtatgcactcactactgtatatCGCCctggataagtgtgtctgctaaattactaaaaataaaaatgtaaaaatgtgaattATATAAGTTACCCATAAATGCTGTTTTATAGTACTGTAAATCAAACAGCGTATCCTGAAGTATTGGTTTTGACTGAATTGCTATTGTAACTGGTCTTTCCTGTGCTGGTGTGCTTTTATAGTGGTGAAGACCACTGTATTGTAGTATCTGGAGAATGTGTTATTGAAGTAGTGTTCAGGTTGTCATATGGTTCGTTCAGCTTCCTCACACTTGATAGGGGCTGTTTGCTTGAGATCAATGGGCAGTGCTGTGCTGTGGAAGTCAAGTTCAGCTGAGACCTGAGTCACAGTGAAAGTGTCCTGTGAGAGTCAACGTTCAGGTTGAAGTGAATGTAACTTTCACAGGGAAAGTGTCTTTGAGTCTATACCCCTTTCTCTCTatatttctctccccctctctctctgttaaagttgctccatctccctctgtatttaaatgtaaaatgttaatgtaaaaatgtgtgtaaAGGGGAGGTCAAGAGTGTGTTCAACCTGATCTCAGACCAGTTTGGAGAGCAGCTGCTGAGAGAACAGTTTCTTGAGCTGGGCTACCTCCTGCGATAGAGAACTGAGCTGGGATTTGAGGGCGCCATTCTCCGCCACGTACTGGGTGTCTGTGGAGGTGGCAGTGGTGGGGCTGTGTGGAGAACCTCCAGAGGGGGGGTAGTGGTGCTGCTGATCATGCCCAGCACGGGCCTCCTCCCTGGGCCACGCAACCTGGCGCTCGCCCCTATGACTGTACCATCCAGCCTGGCTCCTCTGGATGTTTGGTCCGACTGTAGCTACAGGGCAAGGGCGTCTACTGTCAGGGGACCTTGCTGGTATCTCCCCACCTTCGCTACCTCCACCAGGCGTTTTGAAGCGGAGTTTGTGTGGTAGGCTAGAGTCCTGCCTGCCGTGGTACTGTCCTTCGGCCTCCAGCGAGGCGTGAGGCTCATACCCCCCCTGCTCCTCCACCATTCTGGGGGAAGTTCGGCTGTGGTCCCCTAGTCCATCGTCAAAGAATACAGGGCTGCCAATGTTGGAGCTTCCAGGGGAGAAACCAGAGTCCTCGGATATACTACTGCCCACGTCACGCCCTGCTGGCAGCCCAGTTCCTCTCACCCCGTATGGGGATGAGTGGTGGggatggtggaggtggaggtggtgggagGTGGCAGTGTTATGGGGGTAGGAACCATCACCGTGGGGTAGGTAGTACCTCGGTTCAAGATGGTTAGGTGGAGGCACGGACAGCGGCATTATGGCCACGTCAGAGGGGTCCTTGACTAGGCCAAAGCGGAACTTGAGGGCCAGGAGTTCTGCCCTTAGCCGGGCGTTCTCCTCCAACAACCCCAGAACCCTCGTCTCCAGGACCATGTCGTTGGCGCGTCGTTTTTCACGCGACCGTTTCGCCGCCTCGTTGTTCTTCTTTCTCTTATCCCAGTAGCCGTCGTCCTTCTTCTCATCGGGAGTGAACTCGCGTTTGCGGCGCAGAGCGCTGTTGCTATCGTCAAAGTCGTCGTCACTGTTGTTAGCGATAGCATTAGCGTTAGCATGGTTAGCGGTGGCGGCTAGGCTTTCTTTCCGCTTCAGGGCGGAGGTGCAGCCCAGTAGGGAACGGGCTAGCTGGCTGCTGGAGGTCAGGATGGAGACCGCCTCGTCAGTGAAGGACATTGCCCCGCTCAGAGGCCTTGGGTCCAGGCCTTCCAGTCCCAACAGATGGGAGGGACCACCAGACACATCCTGGAGGATGCTACTGGTGGGTCTAGTATGGTCTTTCATGCTTGGTGTGATAAGGTAACTGCCAAACTCATAGATTGTGTGCTTGAGCTTTGTTTAAGAGCTCACTTTAGAAATACACTCACTGGTTGTTCTGATAATGATGCTGGCTCCGAGTGGCTGTGATTCACGTTGCAATGCCACCATCtagtggacagagagagaaaaggcagCGAGGAGGTTAGTGACATTTGAGTAAACCTTATGTAAATTCAACACAAtgttatatatttacatttacattacattttagtcatagcTCCAAACATTCCTGTAGTGTACAGTGTACTGAACAGATGCACATAGATGGTTAACACTCACATATTTCTCATTATGAAAAACATCCCTAAGCAATTCCATTTTGCGACATGGCAGAAGGACATCAGCAATTTGATAATGAAAGTAAGTTCCTCATTTGTACAGAATATTCTATCCTATTCTATTAATTATATATTGACTATAAATGTATATGCAATACATTCCTAAATGTTTTATTGGGATGAGGGAATTTTCAACGAATGTCAAACACAAGGCTACTCgcctataataataattatatgctACTCGCCTATAGCCTATAAGCCTATAGCCTATAATAGAGGTTGTGCAAAGGAATCCAGTGAACTTTCTGTAAATTCAACAGTAGGCTGAATACTGTAGTTTTCACAGCAACAGTCTTTAACAACTATATGCTCTCACACACAGTCTGGACAAGTTCGACTAAGTGCACCCAGTGAGAGGCCAGCCCCAAGGCTTGTAATCATTTCCTCGCGTTACGCAACGTTACAGAGAGGAACATTCCATGCGCGCATGCATGATTTTACCCCGTGTCCCCGAGATACAGCACCCGTGGATGAGAACGGAGGCAGCATAAGCAGCATAACTGACGATCGAACAGGGGAGTCGTGAAACTTTATCTAGTTTTGATATGCTGCCTAGTGCCTACTCCTAACTTTCCCTATCCATCTTAAATAACTAGTTCAGAACCACACACAATACAAATCTTAAAAAACACATTTTAGTCACATTTCTATATAACATAATAAATCAGCATTTTCTTTTCCATTTGTGATTATGTTACCTGTCAGTGAAATAGCCAAATGAAGTTCCTCTTCTTCATGTAAATCTCCTCCAAAGTGCTTCAAAGTGTTCGGAAATGGCCACAATGTTATTAGAAAGACTGTATATGCTCAATTGATTGGGTGATAGGGCGCGTCTCTCACCACTGTTCGCCACGCGCTTGTGTTCTGCTCAGCGAACACTGCCGCTACTCATATTTGTTTCTTCACCCAGTATAGGTTCAACTAGGGTTGTATCCTCACCTCGCCTGAACCCGCGTCCTCAGCCTATAGAATAGAACCACCACGGATGGAACGCAAAGCCGCCTCCCCCTCCGCCTCGTGCCAATGCGCCATCCAGTCACAGCAGCGCGAGCCTATCCGCTTTCAGCTGCTACGCGTCACACACTATTTTTCTCACCCCAatccacctctctctcgctcttgctcattctctctcgctctgatttTCAACCATGTTTTCAACATCTTTGATCAAATTACTGTATGTTAATGTCTCCAAATAAGTTGCAAATCCAGTCCACCATCTCTCCAAATATCAATTTGCAAGACATTAACTGATAATATGCCTATTTTTAAATAATTAGATTAAATACCTACATGTACAACAGCATGTATTGGATTCTGGTTTTACAGGTATAGATGTCTCATGATGTCTGTCCATACACTTCCAATCCCTCATGGTGATTGGCCTGAGAGCTCTCTCCTGAACTGGGATGCCCACTGACTCAGTGTTCCACATGGAACTCAACTGAACTTTAcatttatccatccatccatggaaTTCACCTCCATGTGTAATATATGGAGCATATCTTACTAGCACTGATTTGAATGatagctgctttattgaggaTAGTTTATGACTGCAATGACTGTAAATGTGGTTGTCTTggctaccttagttgaatgcactgatggtaaatcgctctggataaaagtgtgtCTGTTAAATTACCAAAATATTCCAAATATGTACAAATTactatttgttatttatttatacagTTTATGTTATGAAtggaatttacatttacatttaaatttgaCCTGTTGACAGAAtataaataaaatcaaataacattttattggtcacatacacatatttagcagatgttattgcgggtgtagcgaaatgcttgtgttcctagctccaacagtgcagtagaacagtggcttgcaaaagtattcaccccccttggcatttttcctattttgttgccttacaacctggaattaaaattgattttttgggggtttgtatcatttgatttacacaacatgccttcaactttgaagatgcaaaatattttttcttgtgaaacaaacaagaaataagacaaaaaaacagaaaacttgagcgtgcataactattc encodes:
- the nfil3-3 gene encoding nuclear factor, interleukin 3 regulated, member 3, yielding MKDHTRPTSSILQDVSGGPSHLLGLEGLDPRPLSGAMSFTDEAVSILTSSSQLARSLLGCTSALKRKESLAATANHANANAIANNSDDDFDDSNSALRRKREFTPDEKKDDGYWDKRKKNNEAAKRSREKRRANDMVLETRVLGLLEENARLRAELLALKFRFGLVKDPSDVAIMPLSVPPPNHLEPRYYLPHGDGSYPHNTATSHHLHLHHPHHSSPYGVRGTGLPAGRDVGSSISEDSGFSPGSSNIGSPVFFDDGLGDHSRTSPRMVEEQGGYEPHASLEAEGQYHGRQDSSLPHKLRFKTPGGGSEGGEIPARSPDSRRPCPVATVGPNIQRSQAGWYSHRGERQVAWPREEARAGHDQQHHYPPSGGSPHSPTTATSTDTQYVAENGALKSQLSSLSQEVAQLKKLFSQQLLSKLV